The following proteins are encoded in a genomic region of Paraburkholderia flagellata:
- a CDS encoding RNA polymerase sigma factor, translating into MSQSGGDRHPDAAAHSIAEAVARRSYGKLVALLAMRTRDVAAAEDALADAFAAALTDWPEHGCPASPEAWLMTVARRRAIDGARHRHVGDAVVNQLAILAEEIDECEPGALPDRRLALLFACTHPALEAAIRTPLMLQVVLGLEAKTIASAFLMSPAAMSKRLVRAKTKIREAGIPFSVPEREELPGRLDSVLEAVYAAYAEGWTDPVGGDTERRDLADEALYLAQLLVELLPEEPETLGLLALMLFAQARRDARRDAAGEYVPLSAQDPATWNAPMIDAANALLRRANALNSIGRFQLEAALQSAHVHRCRSHCPNWDEIVQLYDGLLAIAASPVVAVNRALALAERDGPQAALDALAPYANDPRLTDYQPYWAARANLLARAGATTEALDAYDLAIGLERDPAVRRFLQRKKLELASASS; encoded by the coding sequence ATGAGCCAGTCCGGCGGCGACCGTCACCCTGACGCCGCCGCACATTCCATTGCCGAGGCAGTCGCGCGCCGTAGTTATGGCAAGCTCGTCGCGCTGTTGGCGATGCGCACGCGCGACGTCGCCGCGGCCGAGGACGCACTCGCCGACGCGTTTGCGGCGGCGCTCACGGACTGGCCGGAGCACGGCTGCCCCGCGAGCCCCGAAGCCTGGCTGATGACCGTTGCGCGCCGCCGGGCGATAGATGGCGCACGCCATCGCCATGTCGGCGACGCGGTGGTGAACCAGCTCGCGATCCTCGCGGAAGAGATCGACGAGTGTGAACCCGGCGCGTTGCCCGACCGGCGGCTCGCACTGCTCTTTGCGTGCACTCACCCTGCGCTCGAGGCCGCGATTCGCACGCCGCTGATGCTCCAGGTAGTGCTGGGCCTGGAAGCGAAGACGATTGCATCCGCGTTTCTGATGTCTCCCGCCGCCATGAGCAAGCGCCTCGTGCGCGCGAAGACCAAGATCCGCGAAGCGGGCATTCCGTTTAGCGTGCCCGAGCGTGAGGAACTGCCCGGCCGGCTCGACTCAGTGCTTGAAGCTGTTTATGCAGCGTATGCGGAAGGTTGGACGGATCCGGTCGGCGGCGATACCGAACGGCGCGATCTAGCCGACGAGGCGCTGTATCTTGCACAATTGCTCGTCGAACTGCTGCCCGAGGAACCGGAGACGCTGGGTCTCCTTGCGCTGATGCTGTTTGCGCAGGCGCGGCGCGATGCCCGACGCGATGCGGCCGGCGAGTACGTGCCGCTGTCGGCCCAGGACCCGGCAACATGGAACGCACCGATGATCGACGCAGCCAACGCACTGCTGCGGCGCGCGAACGCGTTAAATTCAATCGGTCGCTTTCAACTCGAGGCCGCGCTGCAGTCAGCGCATGTGCATCGCTGCCGATCGCATTGCCCGAACTGGGACGAGATCGTGCAACTCTATGATGGGCTGCTCGCCATTGCAGCTTCGCCCGTGGTCGCGGTGAACCGCGCACTCGCACTGGCGGAACGCGACGGCCCACAGGCGGCGCTCGACGCGCTCGCGCCGTATGCGAACGATCCGCGGCTGACTGACTACCAGCCATACTGGGCGGCACGCGCCAATCTCCTCGCGCGCGCCGGCGCTACGACCGAAGCGCTTGACGCGTACGATCTTGCGATCGGCCTCGAGCGTGATCCGGCCGTGCGCCGGTTCCTGCAGCGCAAGAAACTTGAGCTTGCATCGGCGAGCAGCTAG
- a CDS encoding YciI family protein, with protein sequence MEYLLMIYSQENGWNQMTDSERQQGVAAYHAYTESLQKAGALVGANRLQHTNTATTVRLVDGKPQVLDGPYSDSKEQLAGYYLIDVPNLDAAMAWASRCPGAAHGIMEVRPVWTAPYDAPSAA encoded by the coding sequence ATGGAATACCTCTTGATGATCTATTCGCAAGAAAACGGCTGGAACCAGATGACCGACAGTGAGCGACAGCAAGGCGTCGCCGCCTATCACGCATACACCGAATCGCTCCAGAAAGCGGGGGCACTGGTGGGTGCCAACCGGCTGCAGCACACGAATACCGCCACGACCGTGCGGCTGGTCGACGGCAAGCCGCAAGTGCTCGACGGACCGTATTCCGATTCGAAGGAGCAGCTCGCGGGCTACTACCTGATCGACGTGCCCAACCTGGACGCGGCGATGGCGTGGGCGTCGCGGTGTCCCGGCGCGGCTCACGGCATCATGGAAGTGCGCCCGGTCTGGACCGCTCCGTACGATGCGCCATCTGCTGCATGA
- a CDS encoding rhomboid family intramembrane serine protease codes for MSNTAKNRSFAAQIESRIVVLALFIGSMWAVFFLSAAFPSLHLTHHGVVPRTVSGLQGILFAPWLHASLGHIMANSGGLVVLGWLAMWPRIGNFVVATAGGMLGAGCCAWLLGAPYSVHIGASGLVFGYAGYLVARGIYTRHFLAMLVALFVVVAYGISLLSGVLPIYPGISWQSHLGGAIGGVLAARLTLQPGLRLSRP; via the coding sequence ATGTCGAACACAGCGAAAAATCGAAGCTTCGCCGCGCAAATCGAGAGCCGGATCGTGGTGCTCGCACTCTTTATCGGCTCGATGTGGGCGGTCTTCTTTCTGTCCGCCGCCTTCCCGTCGCTGCACCTCACCCACCACGGCGTCGTGCCGCGCACCGTCTCCGGCCTCCAGGGGATTCTGTTCGCGCCGTGGCTTCACGCCAGCCTCGGCCACATCATGGCGAACTCGGGCGGCCTCGTGGTCCTCGGGTGGCTCGCAATGTGGCCGCGCATCGGCAATTTTGTTGTGGCGACCGCGGGGGGCATGCTCGGCGCGGGGTGCTGCGCCTGGCTTCTTGGCGCCCCATATAGCGTCCATATCGGCGCGAGCGGACTCGTTTTCGGCTACGCGGGCTATCTGGTCGCACGCGGCATCTACACACGTCACTTCCTCGCCATGCTGGTCGCGCTCTTCGTCGTGGTCGCCTACGGCATCAGCCTGCTGTCCGGCGTGCTGCCGATCTATCCCGGCATCTCGTGGCAAAGCCATCTCGGCGGGGCGATCGGCGGAGTCCTCGCAGCGCGCCTGACACTTCAGCCGGGATTGCGCCTCTCCCGGCCCTGA
- a CDS encoding lytic transglycosylase domain-containing protein gives MSFLPSTPTRTPEPHPPLGRLTTLLRRCAGALTMILLSPILAGVALLAYSEDYLSGEQERSRRVIFVGQVAGWKPPPEAQSLASATEVAVQSRRPGRLNAAVQVWASKLNFAAMEQRFALPTGLLAALAQQESSGNARAVSYAGARGLFQLMPTTAREYHVDPMNTSQSAWAAAQKLSGLIRHYGGDLTSTLRAYNWGEGNLDRKGLSLDPMQTLSYAPSVMSRMGDYGGGVVSAQRAAYQPGT, from the coding sequence ATGTCCTTCCTTCCGAGCACCCCTACCCGGACTCCAGAACCCCATCCGCCTCTGGGTCGTCTCACCACACTGCTGCGGCGCTGTGCCGGTGCACTGACGATGATTCTTCTGAGTCCAATTCTGGCGGGAGTCGCGTTGCTCGCTTACAGCGAGGACTACCTCAGTGGCGAACAGGAGCGTTCGAGGAGAGTCATCTTCGTCGGACAGGTGGCGGGCTGGAAGCCACCGCCCGAGGCGCAAAGTTTGGCGAGCGCGACTGAAGTCGCCGTGCAGTCTCGCCGTCCCGGCAGGCTCAACGCCGCCGTTCAAGTCTGGGCTTCAAAGCTAAACTTTGCTGCCATGGAGCAGAGATTCGCACTGCCAACTGGATTGCTCGCAGCGCTCGCCCAGCAGGAATCGTCAGGCAACGCCCGCGCGGTCAGTTACGCCGGTGCCCGGGGCTTGTTCCAGTTAATGCCGACGACCGCAAGGGAATATCACGTCGACCCGATGAATACCTCGCAATCTGCGTGGGCGGCCGCACAAAAACTTTCCGGGCTGATTCGCCACTATGGGGGCGATCTCACGTCAACGCTACGCGCCTACAACTGGGGGGAAGGCAACCTCGACCGCAAGGGTCTCAGCCTGGATCCGATGCAAACGCTGTCCTACGCGCCATCGGTGATGTCACGCATGGGTGATTACGGTGGCGGCGTTGTCTCGGCTCAACGCGCGGCCTACCAGCCCGGGACGTGA